The region CAATTAATAGATTAAAAAAACCTGTGATGTCATCATGAAGTTTTCCCTCAAAAAGCGATTTAAATATTGACTTTTTCTTTGAAGCAGCAATTACAGGGTTATCAATTAAAAAACGAAAGTCCTCATCCTGTTTTATAATCTGCTGAATACGCTTCAAATTAGCGGTATAGGCTTCAAGGTTCTTTCTTTCAAGACCTAATTTAAAAAGTGCTTTGGCATATCGACGTGCTATAATACTGTCATTCATAATGACTCCGGATTAGTTGGTTTTAATATCATTTATATAACGTTCTGCCACTTCTTTTTGCGTATTTTTATTATCGAACTCTTTCCTTAGAACCTTTTCTGCAATTTCTACAGAATAATTAACAATTTCATTTTTCATTTCTGCAAAGGCCGATTCCCGTTCGGCAGAAATTTCTTTACGGGCTTTTTCAATCATCTGGGAGGCCTCTTTTTTAGCACTTTCACGCGCCTCAGAAATAATCTTATCCTGAGTATCACGCGCTTCTCTGAGAAGGTTTTCTCTTTCCAGCTTAGCCTCTTTAACTAATTCGTTGTTCCTGGCTTCCATCTCCTTCATTTCCTCGCGGGCCTTATCAGCAGAATGAAGCGCCTCGTCAATAGACTGATCGCGTTCACGAAGTATTTTCAAAATAGGCTTCCAGGCAAAACGTCGCAAAACATACCATACAATAAGGAATGCGACAATTGTCCAAAAAAACAGACCTGCTTCAGGCATTATAATTTCCATAGCTTTGGATTTTTGAGTTTTTAAAAAGGCCCGAACGGCCAATCGCCGAACGGCACCTGTTAAATTTCACCTTTATACAAAAAGGATAAGGAAACTCACAGCAATGGCAAAAAAAGCAACACCCTCAATAAGTGCCGCAGAGACAATCATATTTGAACGAATGTCGTTGGCTGCTTCGGGCTGGCGTGCAATAGATTCCATTGCTTTACCTCCGATTTGGCCAATTCCGAAGGCTGCGCCAATAACCGCAATACTGGCTCCGATAGCGGCACCGAATTTGGCGAGTCCTGCGCTTGCTGCAAGTAATACTGATAATGATACCATAATCTTTAATTTTAATGATTTATGAATGATGTTCTTCCACCGCCATTCCGAAATAGATAGCTGAAAGAAGCGTAAAGACAAAAGCCTGAATAAAAGCAACCAATATTTCGAGCATCATCATGAATACCGCAAACAACATCGATACTGGCGAAACAATAAATCCTATTGCAGGAGCTATCGATCCAAAAATAAATATTAATGTAATAAATGCAAGTAATACAATATGCCCGGCTGTAATATTAGCAAATAAACGTATAGCAAGTACGATTGGTTTTGTAAAGACACCAATAAGCTCCACAAAAGGCATCAATGGTATGGGTACTTTAAGCCACCAGGGTACACCAGGGGTATTGAAAATATGATTCCAGTAATTCCGGTTTCCTTTTATGGTGGTTACACTGAATGTCATCAAAGCTAAGGAGGCTGTAACGGAAATATTCCCAGTTACATTGGCACCAAACGGGGGAATCGGGATAAGTCCAAAAAGATTGGTAAAAAAAATGAAGAAAAAAATTGTAAGGAGGTAAGGTAAAAACTGATCTTTCTTTTTGCCAATTGTAGCTTCGGCAATTTCGTCTCTGATAAAAACAATCAGGGGTTCTACAAACGACAATAGACCGCGTGGGGCTGAATTAGGATTTTTTTGAGCTATTTTAGCGGCCCTTAAAAATACAATCAGTAAAAATATTACAGTAACAAAAACACCAACTATTACTTTTGTAATTGATAAATCGATTAATCCGCTTTCGTAAATATTACCCTGTTCATCAAACTCAACAATCTTTCCTGCATTTGCCCCTTTTTCAGCAATTTTAAAATTCTTGTAAGAAGCATGACCATGATGAAATTTACTGGACATAAACACATGAAAACCACTTCTTTTACTATACAAAATTACCGGCAAGGGTATTGAAACATGTTGCCCTTCTGGTGTGGTCAGAATATGCCAGCTATAATCGTTTACGATATGTCCAACAATAACCTCTTTAACATCCAGTTCTTTTTCTTCAGAAACCTTGTGTTTATCGTCTGCGGCAATAGATGCAAAAACAAAAAACACCGTAAAAAGAGATATAAGAAATGCACGCATGATTGTAGAGTTATTCAAATTTGTTGATGAACAAATTTAGAAATAATTAAAAACAAATCGAAGTACATAGAGGAATTAATATGCTTTTACGCAAAAAAAGAAATTGAAAGGGTTGAACCACAAATGAAAAGAAAATCTATACCTCTAACTCAGGGGTTACTGAAATAAGCTAAAAAATATTTTGGGATATAAAACACTTTTAGAACTCAGAATAATAATCTCATAAAACCACAGTCTGCCATTTTTTAGTCAGGAATCAGACAGTTTGTTTTAAGGGTAATTATTCAAGGATAATCAAAAAATATGCCTATAGACAGCAAGTTTTTACCAAAGATAATAGCTTCTCCTTTATCATTTTAATGCGTAGAAGGAGCTACGTACTTTAACATGATGAGTCAAAAACAAACACCCGATAACACCCTGTATAAAAACAAATTGGCAAACCAAAAAAACGAACCATTTTTATTTGTAAGTTGATCCGTAAAAGTTTATCAAAGGATTTTTTTATCTTGTGCAAAACAAAATCAGTGCTTTATGAGGGACACCAATATTAAAATTGTAACCGACTGGACATTACCAACCCTGTTAGAAAAGCTGGAAAAAGGCGAAATAAAAATTCCACGTTTTCAGCGCGACTATACATGGGAACGCCCTAAGGTAGTACTTTTACTAAATAGCATTTATTTACAATATCCAATTGGTACTTTTTTCTTATGGATTGCTCCGGAGAAATACAAAAATTTTATTCATACCACCGAAGATTTGCAAATACCCCAAAACAATACAGACGGCAATACGCAATTCATTTTAGATGGCCAGCAAAGAATACTATCGTTGTATATGGCTATGAAGGGTTTAAACAATAATAGCGGGAATTATGCACAAATCTGTTTTAATCCGGCAGCCGAAACATTCCGTGTACCGCGTCGCAAAAACGAAAAATATGCTTTCCCGGCCTGGAAAATATTCGACGAACCTGCTTTTAATGAAATAGCGGAAAAACTTAAATCTGACTCAAAAAGAATTTATGACAGCTGGATCAATATCAGAGAGATATTGATGAATTATCCGGTAAGTGTTGTAAAAACCCTCAATTACGAGCTCGATGAAGTGGTTGAAATTTTTGAGCGCATCAACCAGGGTGGCAAACGACTCACGTCATTTGATTTGGTACACGCCACAACCTGGTCCACCGATTTTGATTTGAAAGAAAAGATTGAGGAGGTTAATAGCATTCAAAAGATTGAAAAAGCCGGCGGTCTCACAGAAAAAGTATTTACCCATGCCCTCGCTCTTAATGCTTTTGATGACTGTCGAAGTTCTTACCAGTTAAAATTAAACCCGGAGTTGGCCAAAAACCTGTGGCACAAAACCCAAAACGCCATAAGCCGGGCAATAGACCTATTACATGATATGCGTATCACAACCGGTCTGGGCGCCTATCAAATACATATCATAATTTTACAATATTACTTTTTTAGAACAGACCACACCTCAATGCCGGAAGATGCCCGCAAAAAAGTTGAAAAATGGTTTTGGGACGCACGTTTTAGCAAACGTTTCAGTAAAAGCACTTATACAACAATAAAAGACGATGCGCAATGGATCATCGCTCTGGCCGGTGAATAATAACAGCACTTAAACCTTTACTTTAAGTTAAAATACAGGTCTCACTTTTCTGAGCCCTTTTTTAGGCCCTGTTTCCGGGAAAGTGAGACGACTATACTGTTTTTTGAGACCATGAGCTATTGCAATTCTATTTGTTTTGTAGCGAACAATAAAATCGCTACTCTATGAACAAAAAAGCAACAGGCACCATTTTTATCATTGCATTAATGATATCCGGATGCACCTCAACAAAAATGGCCGATAAAAAATGGCAACCAACATACCGTATTCAAGCTGGAATAAACAAAGGCGGAATTGTGGAAAATACACAATTCGAAAACTCGAAGGAGATACCAGTTGATGCTTACAGCGGTGCGACAAGCCTCGGGGCCAATGCAGGAGCACATATTTCGCTCCCTGTAGGAAAAAACAGTATTGAATCCGGTTTAGACCTCATGTTAAACCAACAGAAATTTGAATACCTCGACGAAGCAAACCAATATAAAGGAACAAGCCAAATAATGACCTACCAAATAATGTTTCCGGTGGTATATAGCATTGGCTTTTTTAAAAATACTCTTCCCGGGGGGCTGTTTCAGGTTAAAGTTGGTTACCTGGCTCAGTTAAATTTTTTGCATCAGGTAAAAAAATCAGGATCCACCCCACAATATGACAATAATTTATATTCAGGAGGTTTCACCGCTGGTATAGCCAGCACGCCATTTAAACTAAAGAATGGAAATATGCTTGGTTTCTATTTTGATGTGTACCGCGGTGGCCAGGTTTATAAAGATTTTTACAACAAAACCAGTTATGAAGAACCCGGTTCAGCATTTATAAAAACCGGCATCATATATCATTTTGGGAAATAAAAACCAACATTATGGACACGAAAAAAATAATAACAGGAATGTTTATAATATCAACAATTATGGGATGTTCAATTCATAAAAAAGCCGCTAAAGAACGCGCAGAAATGCTTCAACAGCTACCGCAATCAGCACAAATAATTCGGGCAGCAGACCTCGAAAGGCTACCTCAACCAGTAAAGCAATGGCTTGCCAGTAGTGGTGTAGTTGGAAAAAAGCGCACCCAAACCGCTTTTGTTGAGCAAACACTACGAATGAAATTGAAACCAAATCAGGAAAAATGGTACCAGGGAAAGGCCAACCAAATATTTACGATATGGAAACCGGGATTCAACTGGATGATGAAAATGAAAATGTCTCCGGTTATGAATGTGAAAGCCCGGGATAAGTTTGCCAATGGCAATGGAGAAATGCACATCAAAATGAACAATATCATTACCATAGCCAAAGCACAGGGTCCAAAAATCGATGAAGCATCGTTGCAACGATTTTTAGGTGAGATGGTGTGGTTTCCTTCGGCAGCTTTAAGTGATCATATAAACTGGGAAACTATAGACAGCACGTCGGCCAGGGCAACAATAACCATAAATGACATAGAGGCCTC is a window of Salinivirga cyanobacteriivorans DNA encoding:
- the atpF gene encoding F0F1 ATP synthase subunit B, producing the protein MEIIMPEAGLFFWTIVAFLIVWYVLRRFAWKPILKILRERDQSIDEALHSADKAREEMKEMEARNNELVKEAKLERENLLREARDTQDKIISEARESAKKEASQMIEKARKEISAERESAFAEMKNEIVNYSVEIAEKVLRKEFDNKNTQKEVAERYINDIKTN
- the atpE gene encoding ATP synthase F0 subunit C — translated: MVSLSVLLAASAGLAKFGAAIGASIAVIGAAFGIGQIGGKAMESIARQPEAANDIRSNMIVSAALIEGVAFFAIAVSFLILFV
- the atpB gene encoding F0F1 ATP synthase subunit A, translating into MRAFLISLFTVFFVFASIAADDKHKVSEEKELDVKEVIVGHIVNDYSWHILTTPEGQHVSIPLPVILYSKRSGFHVFMSSKFHHGHASYKNFKIAEKGANAGKIVEFDEQGNIYESGLIDLSITKVIVGVFVTVIFLLIVFLRAAKIAQKNPNSAPRGLLSFVEPLIVFIRDEIAEATIGKKKDQFLPYLLTIFFFIFFTNLFGLIPIPPFGANVTGNISVTASLALMTFSVTTIKGNRNYWNHIFNTPGVPWWLKVPIPLMPFVELIGVFTKPIVLAIRLFANITAGHIVLLAFITLIFIFGSIAPAIGFIVSPVSMLFAVFMMMLEILVAFIQAFVFTLLSAIYFGMAVEEHHS
- a CDS encoding DUF262 domain-containing protein, coding for MRDTNIKIVTDWTLPTLLEKLEKGEIKIPRFQRDYTWERPKVVLLLNSIYLQYPIGTFFLWIAPEKYKNFIHTTEDLQIPQNNTDGNTQFILDGQQRILSLYMAMKGLNNNSGNYAQICFNPAAETFRVPRRKNEKYAFPAWKIFDEPAFNEIAEKLKSDSKRIYDSWINIREILMNYPVSVVKTLNYELDEVVEIFERINQGGKRLTSFDLVHATTWSTDFDLKEKIEEVNSIQKIEKAGGLTEKVFTHALALNAFDDCRSSYQLKLNPELAKNLWHKTQNAISRAIDLLHDMRITTGLGAYQIHIIILQYYFFRTDHTSMPEDARKKVEKWFWDARFSKRFSKSTYTTIKDDAQWIIALAGE
- a CDS encoding DUF6544 family protein translates to MDTKKIITGMFIISTIMGCSIHKKAAKERAEMLQQLPQSAQIIRAADLERLPQPVKQWLASSGVVGKKRTQTAFVEQTLRMKLKPNQEKWYQGKANQIFTIWKPGFNWMMKMKMSPVMNVKARDKFANGNGEMHIKMNNIITIAKAQGPKIDEASLQRFLGEMVWFPSAALSDHINWETIDSTSARATITINDIEASGTFNFNTQGEVVSFSAMRYKDTDAEAKRQLWINTIEKIGVINGIRVPVKTSTTWRLDDGDWTWLKLEITDIKLNPAIKQITNP